The nucleotide window CGCGCGGCCTGCTCGACGAGATGGGCGGGCGGCTGGCCGCCGAGGCCCCGCTGGGCCGGCTGGGCGGCGACGACGACCTGAAGGGCGCCGTCGTGCTGTTCGCCTCCGCGGCGGGGCGGCACATCACCGGCCAGGTACTGGCCATCGACGGCGGCGTTTCCGCCGTCTGAAGACAACGAATTCAGACGAAACAAAGGTTCAGGAAGCAGATGATAACGTATCAAAGGATCGTACTGGCGGCCCGTCCGCAGGGTGAAGTGACGCCGGAACACTTCCGGCTCGAGACCGTGCCGGTCCCCGAACTCGCGGCCGGGCAACTGCTGGTCCGCAATCACTACCTGTCGCTGGATCCCTACATGCGGGGCCGCATGAACGACGCCCGCAGCTACGCCGCGCCACAGCCGCTGGGCGAGACCATGATCGGCGGCACCGTCGGCGAAGTGGTCGCGTCGCGCCACCCGTCGTTCGCCGAAGGGGACTTCGTCGCCGCGATGGGCGGCTGGGCCGAACTGGCCGTGTCGGACGGCACCGGCTTGCGCAAGCTGGACACGGCCGCGGTGCCGCTGTCCGCCTACCTCGGCGCGGTCGGCATGCCGGGCATGACGGCGTGGTATGGCCTGAACCGCATCCTGGAGACAGCGCCTGGCCAGACCGTCTGCGTCTCGGCGGCCAGCGGCGCGGTGGGCAGCGCCGTCGGCCAGCTGGCGAAGCTGCGCGGCTGCCGCGTGGTCGGCATCGCCGGCGGGCCGGAAAAGTGCGGCTACGTCGTCGATGAACTGGGTTTCGATGCCTGCGTCGATTACCGCGCCGGCAACCTGCGCGCCGACCTGAAGGCCGCGGCGCCGGACGGCATCGACGGCATCTTCGAGAACGTGGGCGGCGAAGTGTTCGACGCGGCGCTGGCACGCACCAACCCGTTCGCCCGCGTCGCCCTGTGCGGCATGATCGCCGGCTACGACGGCGCGGACATCCCGATGCGCAATGTGCGCCTGCTGCTGGCCAACCGCATCACGCTGAGCGGCTTCATCGTCACCGAGCACCTCGATTGCTGGCCGGCCGGGCTGGCCGAGCTGGGCGCACTGGTGGCCACCGGGCAGCTCAAGTACCGTGAAAGCGTGGCGCAAGGCCTGGCGTCGGCGCCGCAAGCCTTCATCGGCCTGCTCAAGGGCCGCAATTTCGGCAAACAACTGGTGAAACTGATGTGAACGAGGTGAGCATGAACTCCCATGAAATCCGTTACGGCGACTGGGCCACGCTCAGCGCCGATGCGCAGGTGATCCGCATCGCCGTCTTCGTGCAGGAACAGAACGTTCCCGCCGAACTGGAAATGGATGAGAAGGATGCCGTCTGCCTGCACGCCGTCGCGTACGACGCGGCCGGCACCCCGGTCGGCACCGGCCGCCTGCTGCCGGACGGCCATATCGGCCGCATGGCCGTCATGAAGGACGCGCGCGGCACCGGCATCGGCAGCGCGCTGCTGCGCGGCCTGATGGCGCATGCCCGCGAACGCGGCCACCCCGAGGTGGAGCTGTCCGCGCAAACCCATGCGGCATCGTTCTACCGCGCGCATGGCTTCGAACAGGTGGGCGACGAGTTCCACGAAGCTGGAATAGCCCACGTGGCGATGCGGCGCGCGTTCTGAGCGTCACACCAGCTTGCCCACATCCAGGATCGCCTGGGCGAAAGCGCGTGGCGCTTCCTGCGGCAGGTTGTGGCCGATGCCGCCGGCCAGGTGGCGATGCTGGTACTTGCCGGTGAATTTTCTCGCATAGGCCTTCGGGTCGGGATGTGGCGCGCCGTTCGCGTCGCCTTCCATCGTGATGGTCGGCACTGTCACGTCGGGGAACGCGGCCAGCTGGCGCTCCAGATTGTCGTAGCGGCGTTCGCCAGGCGCGAGCCCGAGCCGCCAGCGGTAGTTGCTGACGGAGATCGCCACATGGTCCGGGTTGTCGAGCGATGCCGCTGAACGCGCGAATGTCGCGTCATCGAACTTCCACTGCGGCGAAGCCAGCGCCCAGATCAGCCGGGCAAACGCATGGGTGTTTTCCCGGTACCCCAGCTCGCCGCGCGGCGTGGCGAAGTAATACTGGTACCACCATTGCAGCTCGGCCTGTGGCGCCAGCGGCTTGCGGTTGGCTTCCTGGCTGCCGATCAGGTAGCCGCTGACGGACACCAGTGCGTGGAAGCGTTGCGGCCACAGGGCAGCCAGCGTGGTGGCGATGCGCGCGCCCCAGTCGAAGCCGGCCACGATCGCCCGGTCGATCTTCAGCGCATCCATGAATGCCAGCGCATCGGCGGTGAAGCTGGCCTGCTGCCCGTTGCGCGGCGTGTCCGCGGCAAGGAAGCGCGTGGTGCCATAGCCGCGCAGGTGCGGGATGATGACGCGATAGCCGGCGGCCGCGAGGATCGGCGCTACGTCGATGAAGGCATGGATGTCGTACGGCCAGCCGTGGAACAGCACCACGGGACGGCCATCCGCGGGACCGGCATCGACATAGCCGATATCAAGTACGCCGGCGCGGACCTGGCGGATCGTGGTGAACCTGCTGGAGGCAGGGGAAATGCCGCTCGCGCCGGACGATGCGGCGGGCGGCGCGGCGGCCACGCCGCCGATCAGGCCGGCCTGGCTGGCGGCGATGCCGAGGGCGGCGGTGTTCAGGAAGTTGCGGCGTCGCTGGTTGACTGCCTGGTCCATGGTGTTCTCCTTTTATGAATGGTGGCGCGCTGCCGGTGTCGCGGTGCATGTCCGGCTTGTCGTGGCGATTCCGCACCTGCGGCATCGACCAGGCCATTACACCGCCGCCACGTATCCGGGAAATGTCCGTGGCGGCGCCACCTGCATGCGCAGGTATCGCCGGCCGCGCCGGATACGCCGGGATACAAACCGATGCCGCCTTCCGTGCGCTGAAGCTGCCGCCACGCTGCCAAGATGGTGGCCAGCCGATGGTGGCAAGACAGAAGGGTGACAGGCGAGGAGGCGCATCGATGGATGAACTGGAGGAACGGCTGCTGGCCGAACTGCGGCGCTATGCCGCCAACCGGCTGAAGGACGTGGCGCGAGGCGCCGAAACGCGCGAACTGGCGGGCTTGCTGGTGGAAAAATACGGCTACGGGCTGGCCAAGGCGCTGGCCATCGCCCGCGAGCTGGCGGGCGAACCGGGCGTGGACCTGGCCCGGGAGATCGAACGTGTCGTGCTCGAGGTGGACCCCGAGGCGGTGGAGCACCGCAGCCGCCGCTGGGATGCCGCGCCGGCCGGGCTGTCGCTGCCGCCGCGCCGGGTCTAGCCGCGCGTGCCCAGCGGCGGCAACGTGGCGATTTCTCCGCAGCGCTCCGCCAGCAGCGCATGCAATTGCCGCACGGCCGGTGAGAACTGGCGCCGGTGCGGGCAGATCAGCTGCAGTGGCGCCGTCTCGCCCGGCTGCCCGGGCAGCACCACGGCCAGCCGGCCGGCCTGCACGTCGGCGCTTACGTCGAGCCACGACTTGTAGGCGATGCCCTCGCCGGCGATGGCCCAGCGGCGCACCACGTCGGCATCGTCGCTGGCCAGCGGGCCCTTGACCTGCACGGTACGGCGGCCCTTGTCCAGCGGGAAGCCCCATTTGTCATAGAGGCGGCCGCCCATGTGCCACAGCAGGCAGGAATGCCGCGGCAGCTCGTCCAGCGTTTGCGGCGTGCCGCATTGCTCGAGATAGCCCGGCGCGGCCACCAGCACGCGCCGGTTGTCCGGTGCGACAGGCAGCGCCACGAAGCTGGCATCCTGCACGGTGCCGTAGCGGAGCGCGATGTCGACCGGGTCGCGGAACACGTCCGTCACCTGGTCGGAAAACTGCACGCGCAGCTCCAGCTTCGGATGCCGGCGGCGAAACGCCGTCAGCCACGGCAGCAGCACGTTGCGGCCGAAATCCGATGGCGCGGTGATCTGCAGGGTGCCGGCCAGGGTGTCGGTGCCGCGGTGCAGCTCGTCGCGGCCGCTGTGCAGCAGGTCGATCACCTCCCTGGCATAGGGCAGGTAGCGTTCGCCCTCGTCGGTCAGGCGCAGGCTGCGCGTGGAGCGGGCGAACAGGCGGACATCGAGGTCGCGCTCGAGCCGCATGATGGCGGCGCTGACCTGGCCCGGCAGCAGGTTCGCTTCGCGCGCGGCCTTGGTGAAGCTGCCGCAGGCGGCGGTGCGGACAAACAGCGAGAGATCTTCGAAGCGGATGGCCATGCGATTTTCATTCGGCGAGAGAAAGTGCTACCCGATTATATGGCTTTTTGCGTTGCCACTCCCGCCATATGATGGTCCCCGTCAACTCAACTGGAGTACCAGCACATGAAAGCAATCGTTTATACCCGCCATGGCTTGCCGATCGAGGACCCGGAGTCGCTGGTCGAGATGGTTCTGCCGGATCCCGTGCCCGGTCCGCGCGACCTGCTGGTGCGGGTGCACGCGGTGTCGGTCAATCCGGTCGACACCAAGGTGCGCCGCGGTGCGGCCGTCGCGCAGCCCCGGGTGCTGGGCTGGGACGTGGCCGGCGTCGTCGAAGCGGTGGGCAGCGACGTCACCGCGTTCCGGCCGGGCGACGAGGTGTATTACGCCGGTTCGCTGACGCGGCCCGGCTCGTACAGCGAACTGCACCTGGTCGACGAGCGGATTGCCGGGCACAAGCCGGCAACGCTGGGCTTTGCCGATGCCGCGGCATTGCCGCTGACGTCGCTCACGGCGTGGGAGTTGCTGTTCGACCGGCTGAACGTGCCGGAGGGCGGCGGTGCCGAGCGGTCGCTGCTGGTCATCGGTGCCGCGGGCGGCGTCGGTTCGATCTTGACGCAACTGGCCAGGAAACTGACCGGGCTGACCGTGATCGGCACCGCCTCCCGGCCGGAGACCGCCGGCTGGGTCACCGAACTGGGCGCGCACCACGTGATCGACCATGCGCGGCCGATGCAGGCGCAATTGCAGGCACTGGGCTTCAAGTATGCCGATATCGTCATCAGCCTGACGCACACCGACCAGCACTACGCCGACATCGTCGACATCCTCGCGCCGCAAGGCCAGTTCGCGCTGATCGACGATCCGGACACGCTCGATGCCATGCCGCTCAAGCGCAAGAGCATCTCGCTGCACTGGGAACTGATGTTTACCCGTTCGATGTTTGAAACGGCGGACATGGCGCGCCAGCGCGACATCCTCGACCGCGTGGCCGCGCTGGTCGACAGCGGCGAGCTGCGCACCACCGTTGGCGAACACATCGGCAAGATCGATGCGCCGAACCTGCGCCGCGCCCACGCCATCATCGAGAGCGGCAAGGCGCGCGGCAAGCTGGTGCTGGCCGGTTTCTGAACATGCCGGTGCCGCGTTGCCGCCAGCGCGCGCGACGCGGTACCATGGCGCCCGTTTTTTATTCTTCAACAGGAAAGTCCCGAATGGATATCGTTGCCAAGGCGCGCCAGCGCTACACCGTGAAATCGTATGACCGTGAACGCAAGGTTCCGGCGGAAATCATCGACCAGCTGCGCGAGGTGCTGCGCCTCGCGCCGTCGTCGGTCAATTCGCAACCGTGGCATTTCGTCGTCGCCGCCACGCCGGAAGGCAAGGAACGCATCGCCAGGGCCGCCGAGGCGGGCTTCCAGTACAACGCGGCGAAGATCCGCGACGCCTCCCACGTCATCGTGCTGGCCACCAAGGTGGCGCCGGACGAGGCGCAGCTGGCCGCCGTGCTGGAACAGGAAGCCAGGGACGGGCGCTTCGTCAACGACGCGGCGAAGTCGGCGCAGCATGCCGGCCGCATGTCGTACACCAACCTGCACCGGTTCACGCAGAAGGACGTCCCGTTCTGGTACGAAAAGCAGACCTACCTCGCGCTGGGCACGCTGCTGCAGGCCGCCGCGCTGCTCGACGTGGGCGCCACGCCGATGGAAGGCTTCAATGCCGAAGTGCTGGACAAGGAACTGGGCCTGCGCGACAAGGGCTTCACCGGCACCGTGATCGTCTCGCTGGGCTACAGCAGCGGCGAAGACTTCAACGCCAAGCTGCCCAAATCGCGGCTGCCCGCCGAGCAGGTGTTTACCGACATCTGAAAGCTTGCAAAAACCGGTGACAGTGAAGTGACCCCAAGAAGTTGGACGGTTTGTTAGCTATGCTGCTTGTAGCTGAGTTCTGTACTGCACGGGACTCAGCCCGTTCAACCTAAGCTTGATGCGCTTGTGATTGTAGTAGCGGATGTACTTCACCAGGCCTTTCTTCAGCTCCTCAATACTGGCAAATTTCTGCAGATGGAAGTACTCAGTCTTGAGTACGGCGAAGAAGCTCTCCATGGCAGCGTTGTCGAGGCAATTTCCTTTGCGAGACATGCTCTGCACGACATTTTTATCCTCCAGCGCCTTCCGGTAAGCGGGCTTCCGATAGTGCCATCCCTGGTCCGAGTGAAGGATTGGCTTGTCGTCTTTGCCGAGCTTTCGCAGAGCTTTTTTAACCATGTTGGTAACCAAGCTCAGCACTGGCCGGGTGTTCGTCTCGAAGGCGATGATCTCGCCGTTGCACAGATCCATCACCGGCGAGAGATACAGTTTTTTGCCAGCGACATTGAACTCCGTGACATCAGTTACCCACTTCTCGTGCATGGCCGCAGCTTCAAAATCGCGGTCCAAGAGGTTATCTGCAGCTTCGCCCACTTCGCCTTTGTAAGAACGATACTTCTTCGGCCGCACCAGCGATTTCAAGCCGAGCTCGCTCATCAAACGCTGTACACGTTTGTGGTTAACTTTATGCCCGTCCTTGCGGATCTCAGCGGCCACACGGCGATAGCCATAGCGCCCGTGGTTGCCGTCGAAGACGCCCTGAACACGATTTTTTAAGGCCTCGTCACGATCGCCTAGCTTGGCCACTTGCTGCTGATAGTAGTAAGTGCTGCGCGCCAGGCCTGCTACTTCCAGCAAGCCATCCAAAGGGAAACGCTGCCTCAGTTCAGTGATTACTTTCGCTTTTTGCGCGCTATCGCACGCTGCTGCTTCTGTTCCTGAACCAAGGCCCCCAGCTTTTTTAGGTAGGCGTTCTCCATCCGCAAGTAGTTCACTTCTTTGAGAAGCTCTTCAAGGGTCTTGGCCTCTTCATCGAGAGGCGTTTGCGGCGCGGGCGGCTGGGATGTGGGCATTTTCTTCGGTCTCTGGCGCGGTCGGGGACTGAGCGCATCTATACCGCCGCTATGATAACAGCGCTCCCACTGGCCGATGCTGCCGGTATGGCGCACGTTGAAAATCACGGCCGTCTCGAAACATGACAACTCATGCTTCCACATGTACTGCAATATCGATAGCTTGCCCTCAGCGCTGTGCCTATGTTGCTTCTTCTCCAGTCCCGCCACACCATGAGCGTCGTATAGCCTGATCCATAAATAGACCAGACTAGGATCTACGCCCATTTCGTTGCCAAGACGAACGCATCCCAATGGCCCGGCTCGATATCGATCGACCACCTCTTGCTTGAACTGCACACCATACTTCGCCATGAAAAACCCCAAAAGTTGGTGTCCAACTTTTAGGGTTCAGTTCACAGGCTCCGATTTCTACAAGCTTTCGAGAGGCCTTCGAGAGGCTTTCGAACATAATCGGAGCCTGTCACCGGTTTTTGGAACCTTTCGAACGTAATCGGAGCCTGTCACCGGTTTTCATAATCGGAGCCTGTGACCGGTTTTCGGTCAGCGGAACACCTGCTCGTGCAGCACGGCCGGGGCTTCGGCATACAGCTTGACGAGGGTCGAGGTGCGGGTGCCGTAGTCGGGCGATTCGATCTTGACGGCCGACAGTTGCCGCTCGCGCTCCAGCGGAACGCCGGTGTCCGGCAAGCGCTGGTCGGGTGCGCGGGCGGTGTCGGCCAGCATCTCGAAATAGGCTTCTTCCGGCGCGCCCAGGCACAGCAGGCTGGCGAATTGCGCCTTGGTCTTGAGGACCTTCGGCCACGGCGAGTCGAGCAGCGCGTTGGACAGGCCATACACCCCGGGGCCCAGCGGTTGCCCGTTGCGCGGGTCCGCGTCGCCGCGGTTGGAGAACCACACCAGTTCCTCGCCATCGCACAACACCAGGTTGAAGCCGTTGTACGCGCCGGCACCGGGGCGGATCTGCTCGACATAGTCGCGCGCGCTCATCGTCGCGGACAGGAAGTTCGACACCAGCATGCCGCGCGACGGCGCCTGCGGGTCGTGGTCCTGCGGCGCCCGGATGTTGGTGATGGCGGCAAAGCGCGACGGCGCCTTGCCATCGCTGTCGACCGGTGCGAAGCCGCCGTCCTGGCAGCGCGCGCGCAGCGGCGAGACGTTGGCCGCCCACTGGCAGTCCGGGCCATCCGGGCGCGTCACGCCCATCCAGCTGCCACCGGCCTTGAGGTCGCGGCCGGCGATGACTTGCGGGTTTTCTTCCCACGGCCCGGCCGCGGCGCTGGCGCGGTCATAGTATTCGTCGCGGTTGGCGGCGGCGATCAGCGGCACGCCGGGTACCACGCGCCAGGCGAAAACGATCAGGCACATGAGGGGATATCCATGAAGAGTTCAGTATGTCGGGGACCCGCGATCAGCGTGTCCAGGCCGGCAGCGGCGACGGCTTGCGTCAACGCTGCCGTGAAACCAGGCGTGGTGGCGGGGTAGACTTCCATCCACGTCTGCACGCCGTCCGGGCTGTCCGGCCGGCGTTTCAGTTGCGGCGCCACGCCATGGGCGGCTGCCAGTTGCGCCTGCAGCGCACGCACGCGCGGCATCAGTGCTTCCGCGTCGCCCGTGGCAACGCGGTAATAGACATACAGGTCCATCAGCACCGGCCCGTCACACTTCCAGCTTGTCCAGCACGTAGGGCAGCGGCTGGAACGCCAGCGCGGGGCCATCCGCGGCGCGGGCGCGCACGTCGCCCGCTTCCAGCGCATCGAGCTTCATCTCGACCAGCGCATCGACGCCGCCGCCGCCGTTGGGCGCCGCGTTGACGACCATGCCGCAAGGCTGGCCGGGATCGGCTGGCGTGAAGACTTCCGTGCCGGGACCGACCGTGGCATCGTCGATCGTCACCAGCGCCGTGCGGCGTTTCAGCTTGCCCAGGTACTGGCTGCGCGCGACGATTTCCTGGCCCGGGTAGCAGCCCTTCTTGAAGTTCACGCCGCCCAGCAGCTCGAAGTTGATCATCTGCGGCACGAACTGTTCCTGCGTGGCGGCGGCGATGAGCGGCACGCCGGCATGGATATCCGACAGGCGCCACGCCGCGTTGCCGCCGACGACCAGCCGGTCGGCCAGTTCCGGCGCCACGGTGGTGGCCGTTTCCGGCGTGGTCAGCCACAGGTAGCGGGGCGCGCCGAACGCATCGGCCACGCGCAGCAGCGTGCCCAGTGGATGGTCCAGCTTCGTGTACGGCGCAGCGGGCAGGGCGTCGAACCAGGTTTGCAGCACCGCTTCCGCCAGCGCGCCGCCCAGGCCCAGCGCCACGCGCTGTTCCGTCACGTCCACCGGCTTGGTCTTGGCGCGCAGCACGAACATCTGCAGCCGCTTCTGGATCGCCGGCTGGATGTCGCGCGCCAGTTGCAGGTAGACGGACTGCTCGTCCTTCCACATCAGGAAGCTGGCCAGCAGACGTCCCTTCGGCGAGCAATAGCCGGCCAGGCGCACTTCGCCGGCGCCCAGGTGCTCGACATCGTTGGTCAGCTGCGAGTGGAGGAACGCGGCCGTATCGTCGCCGCTGAAGGCGATCAGGCCCAGGTCGGTGACCGGGGCCACGAAGCCGGCGGCCAGCGCGGTGCGCGTGGGCGCTTCGGCGGGAGCTGCAAGGAGTTGATTCCAGTTGTTCATATTTTTAGATACTTTGGCTAGATATTGCCCACGAAGGCCCACTCAGTTGCCTGCGAAGGCATTATGATTACGGGCTCATTATAAAGATCCCGCGCCAAACGCGCCGGCCACCCCCAAAACGGGTCGCGCGGCCCCGCGCGGGGAGCATACGACATGGCATTCATAACAAAAACGCTGGCGCTCGGCGTGCTGGTCGCGGCGGCCGCGGCGGGCGGCTTCGCCTGGTGGTCGGAGCAGCCGATCGTTGGCGAGGGAGACAATATCCCGTTCACCATCAACAAGGGCAGCGGCGCCCACGCCGCCGGCCAGCAGATCGCCGAAGCGGGCGTGCCGATCCAGCCGCTCCTGTTCAACCTGCTGGCGCGCTTCACCGGCAAGAGCGGCAAGCTGAAGGCCGGTTCCTACGAACTGAAGCCGGGCACCACGCCGCTGCGGCTGATCGACCAGCTGGTGCGCGGCGAGTTCGCCCAGGAATCGCTGACGATCATCGAGGGCTGGACATTCCGCCAGATGCGCCAGGCGATCGCCGCCCACAAGGGTCTGAAACATGACACCGTGGGCCTGTCGGACACCCAGCTGATGGAAAAACTCGGTTCCCAGTACAAGCAGCCGGAAGGGCTGTTCTTCCCCGACACCTACCTGTTCGCCAAGGGCTCGTCGGAACTGCAGATCTACAAGCAGGCCCACACGGCGCTGCTGCAGCACCTCGATGCCGCATGGGCGCAGCGCGCCGCCGATCTCCCGTATGCGGACAAGTACCAGGCGCTGACGATGGCCTCGATCGTGGAAAAGGAAACCGGTCAAAAGGCCGAGCGGGCGATGATCGCCGCGGTCTTCGTCAACCGCCTGAAGCTGGGCATGATGCTGCAGACCGACCCTACCGTGATCTACGGCCTGGGCGAGAAATTCGACGGCAATATCCGCAAGAAGGACCTGGAAACGGACACCCCGTACAATACCTACACGCGCAACGGCCTGCCGCCGACGCCGATCGCGCTGCCGGGCGTGCAATCGCTGGGTGCCGCGCTGGCGCCGGCAAAGACGACGGCTTTGTATTTCGTCGCCCGCGGCAACGGCACGAGCCATTTTTCCGATAACCTGACCGATCACAACCGGGCGGTCAACCAGTACCAGCGCAGGCAATGAGTGGGAAGTTTATGAGCAGGGAGTCGATGAGCCAGGGTACCCCGGCGGCACGCGGCAAGTTCATCACGTTCGAGGGGATCGACGGCGCCGGCAAATCCACGCACATCCAGTACGTGGGTGAGCTGATCCGCGCCCGTGGCGTGGAGCTGGTCAGTTCCCGCGAACCGGGCGGCACGCCGCTGGGCGAGAAGCTGCGCGAACTCGTGCTGCACGAAGCCATGCACCTGGAAACGGAAGCGCTGCTGGTCTTCGCCAGCCGCCGCGAGCACATCGCCCAGGTGATCGAGCCGGCGCTGGCACGCGGCGCCTGGGTCATTTCCGACCGCTTCACCGACGCCAGCTTCGCCTACCAGGGCGGCGGCCGGGGGCTGGAACTCGTCAAGCTGGACACGCTGGCCAACTGGGTGCACCCGGAACTGTGGCCGGACCTGACGATCCTGTTCGACGTACCGCTCGAGGTGGCGCGGGCCCGGCTCGACGCCACCCGCCAGCTCGACAGGTTCGAGCAGGAAAAGGCCGACTTCTTCCTGGCCGCGCGCAACGAGTACCTGCGCCGCGCCGCGCAGGAACCGCGGCGCTTCCGGGTGATCGATTCCACCCAGCCGATCGATGCGATCCGCGTGCAGCTGGCGGCCATCGTCGCCGCACTGGAGTGACCATGGAAACGACTTCCGCGATCTATCCGTGGCAACGCGATGCGTGGCAGACCTTGCAGCAGGTGCGCCAGCGCCTGCCCCACGCGGTGCTGTTCCACGGCCCGGCCGGCATCGGCAAGGCCGACTTCATCGAGCATTTCGCCCAGTCGCTGCTGTGCGAGGACGTGCGCGCGGACGGGCACCCGTGCAATGCGTGCGCGTCGTGCGGCTGGTTCGTCCAGCAAAGCCACCCGGATTTCCGGCGCATCCGCCCCGAAGCGCTGGAGGACGACGGCGCCGGCGAGGGCGAGGAGGGCGAGGAAAAGAAGAAGAGCAAGGCGCCTTCCAAGGAAATCAAGATCGAGCAGGTGCGCTCGCTGGCCGATTTCATGAACATCTCCACGCACCGGCAAGGCTTGCGCGTGGTGGTGCTGTATCCGGCCGAGGCGCTGAACATGCCGGCCTCGAATGCGCTGCTGAAGACGCTGGAAGAACCGCCGCCGGGTACCGTGTTCCTGCTGTCGTCGAACAGCCTGGACCGCCTGCTGCCGACCATCCTGTCGCGCTGCCGCAAGTTCGCGCTGTCGATGCCGCCGCACGCCGAGGCGCTGGCCTGGCTGGAATCGCAGGGCGTGGCGCAGGCCGATGGCTGGCTGAGCGAGCAGGGCGGCGCGCCGCTGGCCGCGCTGGCCCAGGCGGAAACCGGCAGCCGCGAGGACATGGACACGCTGCTGCAGTACCTGGCCCACCCCTCGGTCGAGAATGCGCTGCGCACGGCCGACAAGATGCAGAAGGTGCCGCTGACGTCCGTAGTGGCGTGGCAGCAGCGCTGGCTGTACGACCTGTTCTCGCTGAAGCTGTCCGGCCGGATCCGCTACTATCCCCGCTACCAGCGCGAGCTGAAGGGGCTGGCGGACCGGGTGCCGGTGTCCGGCCTGCTGGCGGCGATCAAGAGCACGGCCGAGCGGCGCGCCACGTCGGACCATCCGCTGTCGCCGAAGCTGTTCCTGGAAGACCTGCTGCTCGACTATACGTCGTGCTGCCGCTGACGATGCAAGAGTGACGATGCATGAGTGACGATGCCTGAATGACGATGCATGAGTGACGATGGACTGATGCCGATGATGGACAAGTGCCGATGAGTACCATACCTCCCGATCCGAATGCCGCCGGCAATGCCGGGCCGCCCACCCGGCCGGCCGTGCTGTCGCTGGCCATCAAGGAAAAGGCGGCCCTGTACGCGGCCTACATGCCCTTCCTGAAGAACGGCGGCATCTTCGTGCCCACCACGCGCAGCTACCGCATCGGCGACGAGATCTACCTGATCCTGTCGCTGATGGATGACCAGAACAAGTACCCGATCGCCGGCAAGGTCGTGTGGATCACGCCGGCGGGTGCCAACAACAACAAGGCGCAGGGCATCGGCGTCCATTTCCCGGACGACGAAGCGGGCCAGCGCACCCGCGCGCGCATCGAGGAAATCCTCGGCGCGGCCCTGCGCTCTTCGCGCGCCACCCATACACTGTAACCGCCGGCCTCCGGGTCTTTCGCCACATGTCTTTCCAACACCGTCTCGCCACCCTCGACGACCTGCCCGCCATCGTCGCCATCTACAACAGCACCATCGCGTCGCGCGAGGTCACCGCCGATACCGAAGCGGTCTCCGTCGAGTCGCGCCTGAACTGGTTCCATGAACACCAGCCCGGGCGCCGCCCGCTATGGGTCATCGAACGCGCCGGCGACACTTCGGCGCACCCGGAGATCCTCGGCTGGATTTCGTACTCGAATTTCTACGGCCGCCCGGCCTATTCCGGCACGGCCGAGGTGTCGATCTACATCCACGAAGCTTGGCGCGGCAAGGGCATCGGCAAGTACGCCCTGAGCGAAGCGATCGCCTTCGCGCCGCAAGTGAAGGTCCATACCGTGCTCGGCTTCATCTTCGGGCACAACGGCGCCAGCCTGGCGCTGTTCCGCAAGTTCGGCTTCGAGGAATGGGCCCACTTCCCCCGCGTCGCCAACCTGGACGGCGTCGAACGCGACCTGATCATCCTGGGCAAGCGCGTCGCCTGACTTGTAAGGAAGAAGATAGGCACCAGGAAAATCGCGACGGACCCGAAAAAATGGGGACGGACCCCATTTTTCGGGAAACATTGCCAGGAAAATAGGGTACGTCCCCATTTTCGGTGAAACATTTCTTTTCACTCGGCGACTCTGGAGCGGAAAACCGGTGACAGGCTCCAGTTAATTTGCAACATTTCCTGGAAAACGGAGCCTGTCACCGGTTTTC belongs to Pseudoduganella albidiflava and includes:
- a CDS encoding IS3 family transposase (programmed frameshift); translated protein: MAKYGVQFKQEVVDRYRAGPLGCVRLGNEMGVDPSLVYLWIRLYDAHGVAGLEKKQHRHSAEGKLSILQYMWKHELSCFETAVIFNVRHTGSIGQWERCYHSGGIDALSPRPRQRPKKMPTSQPPAPQTPLDEEAKTLEELLKEVNYLRMENAYLKKLGALGSGTEAAACDSAQKAKVITELRQRFPLDGLLEVAGLARSTYYYQQQVAKLGDRDEALKNRVQGVFDGNHGRYGYRRVAAEIRKDGHKVNHKRVQRLMSELGLKSLVRPKKYRSYKGEVGEAADNLLDRDFEAAAMHEKWVTDVTEFNVAGKKLYLSPVMDLCNGEIIAFETNTRPVLSLVTNMVKKALRKLGKDDKPILHSDQGWHYRKPAYRKALEDKNVVQSMSRKGNCLDNAAMESFFAVLKTEYFHLQKFASIEELKKGLVKYIRYYNHKRIKLRLNGLSPVQYRTQLQAA
- the mltG gene encoding endolytic transglycosylase MltG; this translates as MAFITKTLALGVLVAAAAAGGFAWWSEQPIVGEGDNIPFTINKGSGAHAAGQQIAEAGVPIQPLLFNLLARFTGKSGKLKAGSYELKPGTTPLRLIDQLVRGEFAQESLTIIEGWTFRQMRQAIAAHKGLKHDTVGLSDTQLMEKLGSQYKQPEGLFFPDTYLFAKGSSELQIYKQAHTALLQHLDAAWAQRAADLPYADKYQALTMASIVEKETGQKAERAMIAAVFVNRLKLGMMLQTDPTVIYGLGEKFDGNIRKKDLETDTPYNTYTRNGLPPTPIALPGVQSLGAALAPAKTTALYFVARGNGTSHFSDNLTDHNRAVNQYQRRQ
- the ygfZ gene encoding CAF17-like 4Fe-4S cluster assembly/insertion protein YgfZ, with protein sequence MNNWNQLLAAPAEAPTRTALAAGFVAPVTDLGLIAFSGDDTAAFLHSQLTNDVEHLGAGEVRLAGYCSPKGRLLASFLMWKDEQSVYLQLARDIQPAIQKRLQMFVLRAKTKPVDVTEQRVALGLGGALAEAVLQTWFDALPAAPYTKLDHPLGTLLRVADAFGAPRYLWLTTPETATTVAPELADRLVVGGNAAWRLSDIHAGVPLIAAATQEQFVPQMINFELLGGVNFKKGCYPGQEIVARSQYLGKLKRRTALVTIDDATVGPGTEVFTPADPGQPCGMVVNAAPNGGGGVDALVEMKLDALEAGDVRARAADGPALAFQPLPYVLDKLEV
- a CDS encoding NRDE family protein — its product is MCLIVFAWRVVPGVPLIAAANRDEYYDRASAAAGPWEENPQVIAGRDLKAGGSWMGVTRPDGPDCQWAANVSPLRARCQDGGFAPVDSDGKAPSRFAAITNIRAPQDHDPQAPSRGMLVSNFLSATMSARDYVEQIRPGAGAYNGFNLVLCDGEELVWFSNRGDADPRNGQPLGPGVYGLSNALLDSPWPKVLKTKAQFASLLCLGAPEEAYFEMLADTARAPDQRLPDTGVPLERERQLSAVKIESPDYGTRTSTLVKLYAEAPAVLHEQVFR
- a CDS encoding DUF4936 family protein gives rise to the protein MDLYVYYRVATGDAEALMPRVRALQAQLAAAHGVAPQLKRRPDSPDGVQTWMEVYPATTPGFTAALTQAVAAAGLDTLIAGPRHTELFMDIPSCA
- the tmk gene encoding dTMP kinase; amino-acid sequence: MSQGTPAARGKFITFEGIDGAGKSTHIQYVGELIRARGVELVSSREPGGTPLGEKLRELVLHEAMHLETEALLVFASRREHIAQVIEPALARGAWVISDRFTDASFAYQGGGRGLELVKLDTLANWVHPELWPDLTILFDVPLEVARARLDATRQLDRFEQEKADFFLAARNEYLRRAAQEPRRFRVIDSTQPIDAIRVQLAAIVAALE